The Oryza glaberrima chromosome 9, OglaRS2, whole genome shotgun sequence genome includes a window with the following:
- the LOC127784311 gene encoding phytyl ester synthase 1, chloroplastic-like encodes MPMPATVAAAPRPLLPGLPRRGTAPPRGRWSASAASAASRGVAAKAARRGVREYVEAAREMVRRPDGGPARWFSPLECGGGGGRLPGAPTMLYLPGIDGVGLGLIRHHERLAKMFDMWCLHIPVEDRTSFEGLVEYVESAVKSEGQRARDRPVYLVGESVGACIALAVAARNPDIDLVLILVNSGTSFHKSQLQSLSVFLDLVPEPFHLTTPQLLNFLTGNFMKIPSTIVGRGFSFQEAGQALSEITTSLLPSLMSLLDVLPKESIVWKLKMMRTASSFVNSRLHAVKAQTLVLASWNDELLPSREEAERLRDALEKCRIRNFKDNGHKILLEAEFDLATAIKGAGYYRRSLETDFVSDYLPLTPDEFQKATDHIRMLQYIANPVMLSTLPDGKIVRGLSGLPKQGPAVIVGYHMLLGFELGPLVTGVLRSSGIHIRGLAHPFMFDKKKEKIMPDPSYYDMHRIMGAVPVAAGNFYKLLAEKHFVLLYPGGAREALHRKGEEYKLFWPEQSEFVRMASRFGATIIPFGVVGEDDICDMLLDYDDLMKIPFYDILDRMLNEDGVKLRTDSTGELKYQRIHPVVAAPKIPGRFYFIFGKPIETRGREKELRDKENAQHLYLNVKSEVESCMKYLKEKREKDPYRNILARLLYQMVHGLDAEVPTFEP; translated from the exons ATGCCGatgccggcgacggtggcggcagcgccgcGGCCCCTCCTGCCCGGCCTGCCACGCCgcgggacggcgccgccgcgggggcggTGGAGCGCgtccgcggcgtcggcggcgtcgcggggCGTGGCCGcgaaggcggcgaggagaggggtGAGGGAGTacgtggaggcggcgcgggagatGGTGCGGCGGCCGGACGGCGGCCCGGCGAGGTGGTTCTCGCCGctggagtgcggcggcggcggagggcggctgCCCGGCGCGCCCACGATGCTCTACTTGCCCG GAATTGATGGAGTTGGCTTAGGACTGATCCGGCATCATGAGAGATTAGCAAA GATGTTTGATATGTGGTGCTTACATATACCTGTTGAAGATCGTACGTCCTTTGAAG GACTAGTTGAGTATGTGGAGAGTGCAGTGAAATCAGAGGGCCAGAGAGCAAGAGACAGACCAGTCTATCTAGTCGGAGAATCCGTTGGAGCATGCATTGCTCTTGCCGTGGCGGCGCGAAATCCAGATATCGATTTGGTATTGATCCTAGTCAACTCAG GAACATCTTTCCATAAGTCTCAGCTGCAGTCTCTCTCAGTCTTCTTGGATTTGGTCCCTGAACCGTTCCATTTAACCACACCGCAGTTGCTGAATTTCCTGACAG GCAACTTCATGAAGATACCGTCGACTATTGTTGGGCGTGGTTTTTCATTTCAAGAAGCTGGTCAAGCACTATCAGAGATCACCACTAGTCTATTGCCTTCTCTTATG TCTTTGCTTGATGTTCTGCCAAAGGAATCTATTGTTTGGAAGTTGAAAATGATGAGAACAGCGTCATCATTTGTCAATTCCCGTTTGCATGCAGTTAAAGCGCAGACTTTGGTGCTTGCTAG ttGGAATGATGAACTGCTACCAAGCCGAGAAGAAGCTGAAAGGCTACGTGACGCTCTAGAGAAATGCAGAATCCGTAATTTCAAAGACAACGGTCACAAAATATTGCTG GAAGCTGAATTTGATCTGGCAACGGCCATCAAAGGAGCTGGGTACTATCGCCGCTCGTTGGAGACGGACTTTGTTTCGGACTATCTGCCACTGACTCCTGATGAGTTTCAGAAGGCAACTGATCACATCAG GATGTTGCAGTACATAGCAAACCCAGTGATGCTATCAACACTGCCTGATGGAAAGATTGTGAGGGGTTTGTCAGGCCTACCCAAGCAAGGTCCTGCAGTGATTGTTGGGTACCACATGCTGTTGGGGTTTGAGCTCGGACCTCTGGTGACCGGAGTGCTGAGAAGCTCTGGGATCCACATCAGAGGCTTGGCTCATCCCTTCATGTTTGacaagaagaaggagaagatcaTGCCGGATCCGTCCTACTACGATATGCATCGGATCATGGGCGCCGTGCCTGTCGCCGCAGGCAATTTTTACAAGCTTCTCGCGGAGAAGCACTTCGTGTTGCTGTACCCGGGAGGCGCGCGAGAAGCGCTTCATAGAAAG GGAGAGGAGTATAAGTTGTTTTGGCCAGAGCAGTCTGAATTTGTGAGGATGGCATCAAGGTTTGGAGCAACAATAATACCATTTGGAGTAGTTGGAGAAGATGATATATGTGAT ATGTTGTTAGACTACGACGATCTTATGAAGATTCCATTCTATGACATCCTTGACAGGATGCTAAATGAAGATGGTGTGAAACTAAG GACTGATTCTACCGGAGAATTAAAATATCAAAGAATCCATCCAGTAGTGGCTGCCCCAAAGATACCAGGGAGGTTTTATTTCATCTTTGGGAAGCCAATTGAAACAAGAG GGAGAGAAAAGGAACTAAGAGACAAAGAGAACGCCCAACACCTCTACCTGAATGTTAAGTCCGAAGTTGAGAGCTGCATGAAGTATCtaaaggagaaaagagagaaggacCCTTACAGGAATATACTCGCCAGGCTTCTCTATCAGATGGTTCATGGTCTTGATGCAGAAGTTCCCACATTTGAACCGTGA
- the LOC127783820 gene encoding zinc finger protein CONSTANS-LIKE 14-like, which translates to MGRSTAIGGHAAASHLAAGRRASSLGSSGRRHVHRCFDSDVADDTANTAATLLTSAGHVVSPPWRHLHAPTHPPTAPAARPSPPPPARALWAWSPEGMTTWRCCDYCGEAAAALHCRADAARLCVACDRHVHGANALSRRHVRAPLCAGCEARPAAARVAAVAGAGGCGGACGEARFLCAGCADDDGAEAARVPVVGFSGCPAAAELAASWGLDLGGGRDDEFEEDPFFPEAGYPMLAADRVLRDMYVPCDPPPEAAAGGRGRRLKGESLRHQLAELARREVESAPKQANSGSISPSARRSSAAAIRHEAAAQRATLPYKSAPAANAAGCGDVGNGEQFTDGNELVWQRTAPSDPPCQIWDFNLGKSRDHDEHSALELHFGSKDGGFMIKSYNDMIEEVSSSSRKDLQYIYDSTYSFAPEDIVSANIYQLTPKQLSTATSGNKRHKNEPHGLTNDGPSSSRIVDVDRTLNSSPEEVAAVLAGENFITDQTVTGADQRNSLKIDSKTIAMNRDNAMQRYREKRKTRRYDKHIRYESRKMRADTRTRVKGRFVRATNIFNVGGGDGG; encoded by the exons ATGGGGAGGTCGACGGCCATCGGAGGACACGCAGCAGCAagccatctcgccgccggccgtcgagcTTCCTCCCTCGGCTCTTCTGGCCGCCGCCATGTCCACCGATGCTTTGATTCCGACGTTGCCGACGACACCGCCAATACCGCGGCGACCTTGCTCACCTCCGCCGGCCACGTcgtcagc CCGCCATGGCGCCACCTCCacgcacccacccacccacccaccgcgccggcggcgaggccatcacctcctcctcctgcacgTGCGCTGTGGGCGTGGTCGCCGGAGGGGATGACGACGTGGCGGTGCTGCGACTActgcggggaggcggcggcggcgctgcactGCAGGGCGGACGCGGCGAGGCTGTGCGTGGCGTGCGACCGCCACGTGCACGGCGCGAACGCGCTGTCGCGGCGCCACGTGCGGGCGCCGCTCTGCGCCGGGTGCGAGGcgcgccccgcggcggcgcgtgtcgccgccgtcgctggagctggaggatgcggcggcgcgtgcggggAGGCCAGGTTCCTCTGCGCCGGgtgcgccgacgacgacggtgcggaggcggcgagggtgcCCGTGGTGGGTTTCTCCGGATGCCCCgcggccgccgagctcgccgcgtcGTGGGGgctcgacctcggcggcggAAGAGACGATGAATTCGAGGAGGATCCGTTCTTCCCCGAGGCCGGTTACCCAATGCTGGCGGCGGATCGCGTGCTGCGGGACATGTACGTGCCCTGCGACCCGCcgccggaggccgccgccggcggacgcGGACGGCGGCTCAAAGGGGAGTCGCTCCGCCACCAGCTCGCGGAGCTGGCGCGGCGTGAGGTGGAATCCGCGCCGAAGCAGGCGAACTCGGGATCGATCTCCCCATCAGCTCGCCGGAGCTCTGCCGCTGCAATCCGccatgaggcggcggcgcaaaggGCCACATTGCCGTACAagtccgcgccggcggcgaacgcgGCGGGCTGCGGCGATGTCGGCAACGGCGAGCAGTTCACCGATGGCAACGAACTCGTGTGGCAGCGCACCGCGCCCTCCGATCCGCCATGCCAG ATATGGGATTTTAATCTAGGAAAATCAAGGGACCATGATGAGCACTCTGCACTTGAACTTCATTTCGGCTCAAAAGATGGAGGCTTTATGATCAAAAGTTATAATGACATGATTGAGGAAGTTTCCTCTAGCTCAAGGAAAGATCTTCAATATATTTATGACTCGACATACTCTTTTGCCCCTGAAGATATTGTGTCTGCTAATATCTACCAGTTGACTCCCAAACAG CTGAGCACTGCCACATCCGGCAACAAGCGACACAAGAACGAGCCACACGGATTGACAAATGACGGGCCATCATCTTCGAGGATCGTTGACGTCGATAGAACTCTGAACTCTTCTCCTGAAGAAGTTGCAGCAGTTCTTGCCGGGGAGAACTTTATCACTGATCAAACTGTAACTGGAGCTGATCAGAGGAATTCCCTGAAGATCGACAGCAAAACGATCGCCATGAACAGGGACAACGCGATGCAACGGTatagagaaaagagaaagactCGCAG GTATGACAAGCACATCCGGTACGAGTCGAGGAAGATGAGAGCCGACACGAGGACGCGGGTGAAAGGGCGCTTCGTCAGGGCCACTAACATCTTCAacgtcggtggcggcgacggcggctga
- the LOC127784068 gene encoding cysteine-rich and transmembrane domain-containing protein WIH2-like: MRRRRIILQIRIRSPESTGRSEPARQATAAADDDDVDGDEETMSYQKVPPPQDGYPPPGYSQPYPPPPSGGQYPPTQYYPPPNQPPPGYQGYFSEGQQPPYYYPPPHDPHHHHGHHHHHEDHHHHGHHHHGHHDDCCLGFLRGWLAILCCCCVLEECCCCCC, translated from the exons ATGCGTCGTCGTCGTATAATACTACAGATACGAATCCGCTCGCCGGAGTCCACGGGGAGATCGGAGCCTGCAAGGCAAGCAACCgcagccgccgacgacgacgacgttgacggcgacgaggagacgATGAGCTACCAGAAAGTGCCGCCTCCTCAGGACGGCTACCCTCCTCCAG GGTACTCGCAGCCatacccgccgccaccgtccggcGGGCAGTACCCACCTACGCAGTACTACCCGCCGCCGAACCAGCCTCCTCCGGGGTACCAGGGCTACTTCAGCGAGGGGCAGCAGCCGCCATACTACTACCCGCCCCCGCAtgatccccaccaccaccatggtcaccaccaccaccacgaggaccatcaccaccacggccaccaccaccatggccacCACGATGACTGCTGCCTTGGCTTCCTCAGAGGATG gTTGGCCAttctttgctgctgctgcgtgctGGAGgaatgttgctgctgctgctgctga
- the LOC127784066 gene encoding uncharacterized protein LOC127784066 isoform X1, with the protein MFKNTFQSGFLSILYSLGTKPLQIWDKEVVDGHIKRPQDEDIQSNVLEIIGTNVQSTYITCPADPAATLGIKLPFLALIVKNLKKYFTFEIQVLDDKNVRRRFRASNFQSVTRVKPYICTMPLKLEDGWNNIQLNLSDLTKRAYGTNYVETLRVQVHANCRLRRIYFADRLYSEEELPPEFKLYLPIQKA; encoded by the exons ATGTTCAAGAATACATTTCAGTCTGGGTTTCTATCAATTCTTTACAGCCTTGG GACCAAACCTTTGCAGATATGGGATAAGGAAG TTGTAGATGGGCACATCAAAAGGCCTCAGGATGAGGATATCCAGTCTAATGTACTTGAAATTATTGGAACAAATGTGCAATCGACTTACATTACCTGCCCGGCTGATCCTGCTGCTACTCTCGGAATTAAACTTCCATTTCTTGCTTTAATCGTGAAGAATCTTAAGAAGTACTTCACATTTGAGATCCAAGTTTTGGACGATAAGAATGTCCGCCGCCGATTTAGAGCATCAAATTTTCAA TCTGTCACTAGAGTGAAGCCATATATATGCACAATGCCATTGAAGCTAGAAGACGGCTGGAACAACATTCAGTTGAATCTCTCTGATCTGACAAAAAGAGCCTATGGCACAAATTATGTTGAGACACTCCGAGTGCAAGTTCACGCGAATTGCAGACTTCGTAGAATTTACTTTGCCGACCGCCTCTACTCAGAGGAGGAGCTGCCACCTGAGTTCAAGCTCTACCTTCCTATTCAG AAAGCATAG
- the LOC127784066 gene encoding uncharacterized protein LOC127784066 isoform X2: MGNSLDSIFVVDGHIKRPQDEDIQSNVLEIIGTNVQSTYITCPADPAATLGIKLPFLALIVKNLKKYFTFEIQVLDDKNVRRRFRASNFQSVTRVKPYICTMPLKLEDGWNNIQLNLSDLTKRAYGTNYVETLRVQVHANCRLRRIYFADRLYSEEELPPEFKLYLPIQKA, from the exons ATGGGCAATTCCCTTGACTCTATATTTG TTGTAGATGGGCACATCAAAAGGCCTCAGGATGAGGATATCCAGTCTAATGTACTTGAAATTATTGGAACAAATGTGCAATCGACTTACATTACCTGCCCGGCTGATCCTGCTGCTACTCTCGGAATTAAACTTCCATTTCTTGCTTTAATCGTGAAGAATCTTAAGAAGTACTTCACATTTGAGATCCAAGTTTTGGACGATAAGAATGTCCGCCGCCGATTTAGAGCATCAAATTTTCAA TCTGTCACTAGAGTGAAGCCATATATATGCACAATGCCATTGAAGCTAGAAGACGGCTGGAACAACATTCAGTTGAATCTCTCTGATCTGACAAAAAGAGCCTATGGCACAAATTATGTTGAGACACTCCGAGTGCAAGTTCACGCGAATTGCAGACTTCGTAGAATTTACTTTGCCGACCGCCTCTACTCAGAGGAGGAGCTGCCACCTGAGTTCAAGCTCTACCTTCCTATTCAG AAAGCATAG